Part of the Mytilus edulis chromosome 9, xbMytEdul2.2, whole genome shotgun sequence genome, ACATTGCCCCTGGTGAAGTAACTGTCGGAACTGTATCCGTAGCTAATGCCTGGATCTGTTTGTGTTGAGATTGTTGCTGTGGCGACTGGTTTTCAACAGCTGCATGGCTCATTGTGGGCGATGAGTTTGGCACAACATAAACATCCAATAGTACATATAGCGCGATTATAATGAGCAGGTTGAGAACCGGGTTGGCTGAAGCTAGTATCCATGATTTATGAAATAATCACGTTTGAAAATGATTGTTTATATATGAGGGGGGCTTACATCAGGGAGGCCATACCTCTGTCTGAGTGTACGGCAAGGGGTGCAGGGTATTGTCATAAATTCTCTGGAACTATGGGACACTTACCTGTCAGTAGATGTCAACCCTAATTAATATACTTTGTGTTGTTGTAACTATTACCTTGTGTTTGTGTACACATATTAATCGGACATTCTAAAAAAGAATACTTTTAATAAACTACATTTCATAGtaacaaagaaaatatatatttacaattattaatacCATGCACTTAGGTTGAAAAAAACTTGATTTAACTTGCATGTAGCTTGCAGGACTGATTTACCTGTAACATTTGTAGGAACTtagattattttttgtatataagatGACCGATAGTGCTGTCTCAATTCAGAgttttaactttaaaaacatGATTAAGTGTGTATTAATATAGTACAGAATAGTATAGAATGTCTATCTATAGCTACATCCAACGCTTTACATGTCATGatataatgatattcgtcaccgATATCTATTGAGCCGCAGAAATGACAAAGTCTGTCTTGAAAGGGGTTGGTTATAATAACTTTAGGAAATTATACTGAATATTAAAGAGAATTTAAAGTAGGGATTTTGcaaattgttgaaggccgtacgtgactatagttgttaatttctgtttcagttAAGTTAATCTCGTTTCATGCTTTTGgggagttgtctctttggcaataataccacatctcgatctttttttattttttttatcttcttcttcttcttcttccaggtaaggaaccgaaTTCAAATCTTGAATGTATGAATCCCGCGAAAACTAACGCAATGTCGGACAACACAGAAAGttttctcttggctatttacaggATAAAAcgttctctatatatatacaattaaaactatGTACAGGATGTTACTGTCTAAATTTTAGCAGAGCATGCCTTCAGGGCAGCTCTGAATCCATCAACTGTGTCAGATGATGTTGCGGATGTTGGCAGTTGGTTCCAGTCTCGAATGGTCCTTGGAAAAAATGATTGTCCGAAGGCGTCTGTTGTGGCCCTTTCTTGGAAGAAGCGGTTTTTACCTCTGGTCCGGCTATCGTTTGGCGTTAGATTAAATTTACTTTTCATGAAGTTAATTAGTTTTGTATATAGAGCCCGTTTTTAAGTATAGAAAGCGTACTGAccaaaataaatttttcaaacaataaaaatctcataaagttagattctatttctcatttttatcggACTTGTCCAGTAATTTAATTCCCGAGTAATACGAATGTTTGAACAAATCCGCATTTAGTAAGATTTTATTTCTCATTAAAGTCGTTCTTGTCCAGTAATACAATCCTTGAACGAATTACGATGTGAAAATAAATTTGCAACCAAACTAATggacattgtacatgtacaactaATCGATTTGAAGCGTTCCCTGTATGGAATGGGAAATTATGAACTTTTCGGTCCGTTCAGAAGACATGTCGTATCGTACCAATGTTGGTTTTCGAAAGCACAAGAACAGCGAGAAAGACTATTTCGGAGACTGTTGATCGACACAAAATCCATCcaaaccacgactaagtcttcATGCTCAGATTTTGAAGTGCCAAAACCCCAGAAGCTTGCTCGTAAGCCTAACAACAGGAAAAGACCAAGGACAGCACGCACACAGCCAAGATATTagacttattttaaaattgtaaatattattattgtaaatattgtacatacatgtacattatcactggactagtatatatttgtttaggggccagctgaaggacgcctccgggtgcgggaatttctcgctacattgaagacctgttggtgaccctctgctgttgttttttatttggtcgggttgttgtctcttgacacattccccatttccattctcaattttaaatttcatctctttaactatgtgtattgtttattgagaataaaatttgatatttagtAAACATTGTTTGTGTTTATTATGTTGAAATGGagagaaagaaaaaataacaaagaaaaacaaaaatagaacttgttacagattttttttattttctttattcataaactgcagaatacaaaatataaatttagcCGTCAAAATGAAAAGTAAATTGAAAAAGAACATCGAATGggttatcttattttttttccatGAACATACAATTCACTATTTTCACAGTgcataatttaaatttaactacattaaacatgttaaacaatctCAACTATTTTAAACGCAACATTGTACAAACAACACAATTCATAAACatcaataaagataatccaattagttttgttgattggataattcacggctcagtagttgtgtaatcagtgacacgtgccctcattattttaaaaaagttaacatATCTATGTTAATGCATGGTGCCATAAATGGAGACTAAGTATTAATTGTAGTAAATCAAATGTCATACATTTTAGGCCTAGCTCTGTTGAACGTTCTACTTTCAATTTTTTCTGTGGAAGTCATAGTTTAGTATATGTAGATTCATACAAATATTTAGGCATTTGGTTCAGTGAACATGTAACATGGAATAAAACCGTCAAAGAACTCTCTAAATCTGCCAGCCGAGCTTTGAGCTGTTTGACTGTGAAATTTTACGCTTATGGTGGTATGACATATCAAGTGTTCACAAAACTGTATGAAAGTTTGGTACAACCAATATTGTTATATGGTGCATCGATATGGGGACTTACTGAACATAGACTCATTAATAACGTACAAAATAGGGCTAGTAAAATATTCCTTGGAGTGACTAAATTGACTAGCAATACGGCAGTACAGGGTGATTTAGGATGGCTGTCATGTCATGCTAAACAAAGACTGGAAGTTTTGAGATTCTTTTATAAACTTGAAAATTCAGATAATTCTCGTACTTTCTATAAGATACATTTATGGTCGAAACGAAAACGTAGATCCTGGAACTGTAATGTGATTAAGTTATTTCGCAACATGTCTGTAGAACACTTAATGCAGCCCGGAATTAGCAAAGAACtattttttaaagtgattaaaagTGAATTACGAATACTAGACGAACAGTTGTGGTTTACCAAACTTTGGAATGACAATTCGAATGTGAATGGAAACAAGTTGAGGCTATATAGACGTTATAAGAAGGACCTTCAACCTGAACACTATGTTACTAACGCAATGCCACGCCACTTACGAAGTAATTTATGTAAACTTAGATGTGGAACTTTACCTCTGTCTGTCGAGACGGGTCGTTATATGACAGGGGTTTTCGTCGTTCCTGTTATATTTAGAATTCGGGGGAAAAGTCACTAGATACTGATGAAACAAAACTAAGTTTAGCTTTACGATTGTTTATATACAAATTCTTCAATAGTGCAATACATTAATTACAATAAAAGTTCAACGGTAAATATTCcgaaaagacaaaacaaatggTATTCCAATAAATGTTCTATAACAAACACAATGAATGTCACTGTAAATGCACGGCGTCCGTACAGCTTGACCGCTGGTATCCAACTGACCATTTACATagaaacaatataaaatgaattaCGTAATCTTACTTAATCATAACTACATGTACTAATGAAATTTGTCACGTAATGCTATAAACgaataatacaattaaaaacatatatacgaTAACAAGAAATAGACAATGCTAGGATTAAAATGGATTAACTTCTTAACATGTAAGCTGACAATTTTGAGAACAATAGTATCTTGCTTTAAGATAAAGTTTGAATGTCCACGAAATAAACAAAGCGGAAAATATCGCTGTCACAAATTCCCTCCAACTGAAATAAGACTCTGTCCCAGAGTCTAATAAAAATACTGTCTTCTTCTTCCACGGGATGGGTTTCTTCCACGGGATGGATCGTTGTTAGCATTTTGTCCTTTGTTTTGTATCGGCCTTGACATCGATGGACTTGAAATTTTGCAGTCACAAGACTTATGTCTTAAAGCGTTATTTTCCGTTTCTAATTTTAAGCAACGAGCAGCCAAACCTTCTATTGACGTCTTGTTTAGAATTTCTTTTTCTTCCAAATCTGCTAATTGATCTTTAAGATCCCGAACTATAACAGATAATACATTATTTTCATCGTGCAAAAAATCAACTTCTTCCTGCGAATTTTTGTTGTTAGAAACGGATTTCTGAAGTTTGGTTTTTAATGTCTTGTTCTCTTGCTTAAGAAACTCGATTTCCTGTCTGAGCGATTTCCTATTTTCTTTCAATTGTTCTTTTATCAAATCAACAACTGATTCCAGTTTcactttttctttcaaaatttggaTTTGACTCGTTTGGAGTAAATTTACTGCCTGGAAACGTATTGAATTTGCCCGTGTTGCTTTACGAAATTCTGCATCGTCCAAATTGAAGAAAGGAAATTTTTCACACGTTTTACGTTGAATAAATAAGGAAAGTCTTTCGAAATCTCTGTTTAGCTTTTTCTTCGATTTTAATCTTATTTCTGcacattgtttataaaaatgtcctgTTTGTCCACAGCGGAAACATCTCACTGTTTTATCAAAATCCGAATTAGTGACACGAATATTAATCGAACGTTCTGGTTTGTAACCTTTTTCTAAGAAAAAATGCGGATTGGTCATATTGCAGTCCTTCCGAAGATCAGGTGGACACCACCTATTGCATCTTTGTTTCAATTTGTAATCCATTGTACAGTGGTAGAGCGTAGGTATGGTCTTGTGTACAGTTTGTCTAATAAGTTTGAAACTAAGCAAACTGTCCCGGGTACCTCCAACAATTTATGACAGGGGTTTTCGTCGTTCCTGTTATATTTAGAATT contains:
- the LOC139490012 gene encoding dynein regulatory complex protein 9-like, with amino-acid sequence MTNPHFFLEKGYKPERSINIRVTNSDFDKTVRCFRCGQTGHFYKQCAEIRLKSKKKLNRDFERLSLFIQRKTCEKFPFFNLDDAEFRKATRANSIRFQAVNLLQTSQIQILKEKVKLESVVDLIKEQLKENRKSLRQEIEFLKQENKTLKTKLQKSVSNNKNSQEEVDFLHDENNVLSVIVRDLKDQLADLEEKEILNKTSIEGLAARCLKLETENNALRHKSCDCKISSPSMSRPIQNKGQNANNDPSRGRNPSRGRRRQYFY